In Pseudomonas sp. ADAK18, a single window of DNA contains:
- a CDS encoding PA3496 family putative envelope integrity protein, producing the protein MSTGKEQLDVEDELVGAESDDDAAEAPVEVAKTNLSKRRTIDNLLEERRLQKQLADYDFDL; encoded by the coding sequence ATGAGCACTGGCAAAGAACAATTGGATGTAGAAGACGAGCTTGTTGGCGCTGAATCCGACGACGATGCAGCGGAAGCACCTGTAGAGGTGGCCAAGACCAATTTAAGCAAACGCCGCACCATCGACAATCTTCTGGAAGAGCGACGCTTGCAAAAACAGTTGGCCGATTACGATTTCGATCTCTGA
- a CDS encoding response regulator transcription factor — MNKVLIVDDHPVIRLAVRMLMERHGYEVVAETDNGVDALQLAREHMPDIVILDIGIPKLDGLEVICRLSSTKQAHPFKVLVLTSQAPGHFSMRCMQAGAAGYVCKQQDLTELLSAIKAVLCGYSYFPNQALNSVRSTMGNASEADMVERLSGREMMVLQQLARGKTNKEIADGMFLSNKTVSTYKTRLLLKLNARSLVDLIELAQRNGLV; from the coding sequence ATGAATAAAGTGCTGATCGTGGATGATCATCCCGTCATTCGTCTTGCTGTACGTATGCTAATGGAACGTCATGGTTATGAGGTCGTTGCCGAGACTGATAACGGTGTCGATGCGTTGCAACTTGCACGGGAGCATATGCCGGATATTGTCATACTGGATATTGGAATACCCAAACTCGACGGTCTGGAAGTTATATGTCGGCTGTCGTCTACCAAACAGGCGCACCCTTTCAAGGTGCTGGTGCTGACGTCCCAGGCGCCCGGTCATTTTTCCATGCGGTGCATGCAGGCAGGGGCTGCTGGCTATGTGTGCAAGCAACAGGACCTGACAGAGCTGTTGAGCGCGATAAAGGCGGTGCTCTGCGGTTACAGCTACTTCCCTAACCAGGCGCTGAACTCGGTGCGCTCCACCATGGGGAACGCCAGTGAAGCCGATATGGTCGAGCGTCTTTCAGGTCGAGAGATGATGGTGCTGCAACAGCTGGCCCGAGGAAAGACCAACAAGGAGATCGCTGATGGCATGTTCCTGAGTAACAAAACCGTGAGCACCTACAAGACGCGCCTGCTGCTCAAGCTCAATGCGCGTTCCCTGGTAGACCTGATCGAACTGGCACAACGCAACGGCCTGGTATAG